In Chryseobacterium gleum, a single genomic region encodes these proteins:
- a CDS encoding helix-turn-helix domain-containing protein, with amino-acid sequence MKQPVRFNTISDFHAFCGLPNPDHPLISLIDYSKVRYVVENEELSWIQNFYSIGLKKNVSPKFNYGQQQYDFDSGVLCFVSPQQYLSLEIDPDVEVEPTGFLLLIHPDFLWNTSLTKKIKSYDFFSYQVKEALFLSDKEEKVIVDILKNIEREYMANIDKFTQDLIIAQIELLLIYSDRFYERQFFTRKKSSHELLHKFEDILSRYFENGNLLENGIPSVKCIAEQMNISPNYLGTLLRLHTQQNTQQHIQNKLIDLAKERLSTTSLSVSEIAYELGFEHPQSFSKLFKQKTNQSPGEFRKLFN; translated from the coding sequence ATGAAACAGCCCGTTCGTTTTAATACCATTTCAGATTTTCATGCTTTCTGTGGTCTTCCGAATCCTGATCACCCGCTGATCAGCCTGATAGATTACAGCAAGGTCCGCTATGTTGTAGAAAATGAAGAATTGAGCTGGATTCAGAATTTTTACTCTATCGGTCTGAAAAAAAATGTCAGTCCAAAATTCAATTATGGACAGCAGCAATACGATTTTGATTCAGGAGTATTGTGCTTTGTTTCCCCTCAACAGTATTTAAGTCTGGAGATTGATCCTGATGTTGAAGTGGAACCAACGGGCTTTTTACTGTTAATTCATCCTGATTTTCTGTGGAATACCTCATTGACCAAGAAAATAAAATCCTATGATTTTTTCAGTTATCAGGTGAAGGAAGCTCTCTTTCTTTCTGATAAAGAGGAGAAAGTGATTGTTGATATCCTTAAAAATATCGAAAGGGAATACATGGCCAATATCGATAAATTCACGCAGGATCTGATTATTGCCCAGATTGAATTGTTATTGATTTATTCAGACCGCTTTTATGAAAGGCAGTTTTTTACCCGAAAGAAATCAAGCCATGAGCTGCTGCATAAGTTTGAAGATATTCTTTCCCGATATTTTGAAAACGGCAATCTTCTTGAAAACGGGATTCCATCGGTGAAATGTATTGCCGAGCAAATGAATATTTCACCCAACTATCTGGGAACTTTGCTCCGTCTGCATACGCAGCAAAACACACAGCAGCATATTCAGAATAAATTGATTGATCTGGCTAAAGAACGTTTGAGCACAACGAGTCTGTCTGTAAGTGAAATTGCTTATGAGCTGGGATTTGAACATCCGCAGTCTTTCAGCAAACTTTTCAAACAAAAAACAAATCAGTCACCGGGAGAATTCAGAAAACTTTTCAATTAA
- a CDS encoding helix-turn-helix domain-containing protein, with protein MMKIKCLILFFIIGNLFFHAQTNNLEKNTPETRSYKELEKEFYSSRFGDVNSKSIAESYLKKAKTEKNITQIAEGYVMLHFEENLPNALKYLDSLQPITRNSKENIYPARIYLLKGNLYFRNDNLQAALNNYILGLKYAKEKGNKRQIAMAHISIAYLNNYIGKHAETAKVLRHYAYDADYMNQDEKNGLKLNLADAYIEINKMDSAYILIKEGLLDSKKNKDVYRYHQNLGMLGYYHLHSKNYQKAIDGLLECEKYFFTNNNGSKRNQHYTSLYLGKSYAGLNEKEKAIEYFRKIDSMVLKTNYIYPELRDVYTYLIDYYKENNDKEKQLYYVDRFLKVDHVLDTQFRYISRELPRRYDTPELQQEKESITNELTKRKSLFYIVLSLLLISHLLFINVYFKYKKSEKNYKKIAQDLIQSVNENKIGKNKLSEAKEILSEVSKLENTEHSEEKTPRTISEDIAQTILKELEIFENKDQFLNKGITLGSLAKKIKTNSKYLSEIINTYKGKNFATYLNDLRIDYAINRLANDKKFRSYKIPFIAEELGYNNEQAFTLAFKKRTGTPLSIYLKEIENMSSN; from the coding sequence ATGATGAAAATAAAATGTTTAATACTGTTTTTTATTATTGGAAATCTGTTTTTTCACGCACAAACCAATAATTTAGAAAAAAATACTCCTGAAACACGGTCTTATAAGGAATTGGAAAAAGAATTCTACAGCAGTCGTTTCGGAGATGTAAACAGTAAAAGTATTGCAGAAAGTTATCTTAAAAAAGCAAAAACTGAAAAAAACATTACTCAGATTGCTGAAGGATACGTTATGCTTCATTTTGAAGAGAATCTACCCAATGCATTAAAATATCTTGACAGCTTACAGCCTATTACCAGGAATTCCAAAGAAAATATATATCCGGCCAGAATCTATCTCTTAAAAGGGAATCTGTATTTCAGAAATGATAATCTTCAGGCTGCGCTGAACAATTATATTTTAGGACTGAAATATGCCAAAGAAAAAGGAAATAAAAGGCAGATTGCTATGGCACATATCAGTATTGCCTATCTTAATAATTATATTGGGAAACATGCCGAGACAGCCAAGGTTTTAAGACATTATGCGTATGATGCCGATTATATGAATCAGGATGAGAAGAATGGTCTTAAGTTAAACCTGGCTGACGCATACATAGAAATCAATAAGATGGATTCTGCCTATATCCTCATAAAGGAAGGCTTACTGGATTCTAAAAAGAATAAAGATGTCTACCGCTATCACCAGAACCTTGGAATGTTAGGATATTATCATCTGCATTCAAAAAACTATCAGAAAGCGATCGATGGTTTATTAGAGTGTGAAAAATATTTTTTTACCAATAATAACGGTTCTAAAAGGAACCAGCATTATACTTCTTTATATCTGGGGAAATCCTACGCCGGTCTCAACGAAAAAGAAAAAGCAATAGAGTATTTCCGGAAGATTGATTCTATGGTTCTTAAAACCAATTACATTTATCCCGAGCTGAGAGATGTGTATACTTACCTGATCGATTATTATAAAGAAAACAATGATAAAGAAAAGCAGCTATATTATGTAGATCGGTTTTTAAAGGTAGATCATGTTCTGGATACCCAGTTCAGGTATATTTCCAGAGAACTTCCTAGAAGATATGATACTCCTGAACTGCAGCAGGAGAAAGAGAGTATTACCAATGAACTTACCAAAAGAAAAAGTTTATTTTATATCGTACTGAGTCTTCTGTTGATATCACACCTGTTGTTTATCAACGTTTATTTCAAATATAAAAAATCCGAAAAGAACTATAAAAAGATTGCCCAGGATCTGATTCAATCTGTTAATGAAAATAAAATAGGCAAAAACAAACTGTCGGAAGCCAAAGAAATTCTTTCTGAAGTTTCTAAGTTAGAAAATACAGAACATTCTGAGGAAAAAACACCAAGAACGATTTCCGAAGATATTGCTCAAACTATTTTAAAAGAACTTGAAATATTTGAAAACAAAGATCAGTTTTTGAATAAAGGAATTACGCTGGGAAGTCTTGCCAAAAAAATAAAAACAAACTCAAAATATCTGTCGGAAATTATCAATACCTACAAAGGAAAAAACTTTGCCACTTATCTTAATGATCTCCGTATTGATTATGCCATCAACAGATTGGCCAATGATAAAAAATTCAGGTCTTATAAGATTCCATTTATTGCCGAGGAACTAGGGTATAATAACGAACAGGCCTTCACTTTAGCGTTCAAAAAACGAACCGGTACCCCTCTTTCTATCTATCTGAAAGAAATTGAAAATATGTCTTCTAATTAG
- the rimM gene encoding ribosome maturation factor RimM (Essential for efficient processing of 16S rRNA): protein MRKEDCYFLGKITRRHGLAGNVILKLDTDQPELYNKLESIFVEINGLLVPFFIEKTSWSKLDALNIAFKNSSEALVDQVLGKSVYLPLSTLPKLSGKQFYYHEIIGFEIFDQDDHNCGVIRSVNDQTAQVYFITNLDGKEVVIPMIKDWILEVDREERTIKMELPEGLIDVFLIPSKKDE from the coding sequence ATGCGTAAAGAAGATTGCTATTTTTTAGGAAAAATCACACGCAGACATGGACTTGCGGGTAACGTAATCCTTAAACTGGATACCGATCAACCCGAGCTTTACAATAAATTGGAATCAATATTCGTTGAAATCAACGGATTATTGGTTCCATTTTTTATTGAAAAAACATCATGGAGCAAGCTTGATGCTCTGAATATTGCATTCAAAAACTCTTCTGAAGCACTGGTAGATCAGGTTTTAGGTAAAAGCGTTTACCTTCCTCTTTCCACATTGCCTAAACTTTCAGGAAAACAATTCTATTACCACGAGATTATCGGATTTGAAATTTTTGATCAGGATGATCATAACTGTGGAGTGATCAGATCCGTAAACGATCAGACGGCACAGGTGTATTTCATTACAAATCTGGACGGAAAAGAAGTGGTGATTCCTATGATCAAAGACTGGATTCTTGAAGTTGACAGAGAAGAAAGAACCATCAAAATGGAACTTCCTGAAGGTCTTATTGATGTTTTTCTGATTCCTTCGAAGAAAGACGAATAG
- a CDS encoding nitroreductase family protein, with the protein MSKATILKEIIEERRSIFPKDYTDKEIPQEVLEEILHAATLAPNHKRTKPWRFKIFKGEEKAKLAAEMQAIYKATQPEQLFLEKKYNDIGFKINKADVVVSIIVNFSGMVPEWEEIAATSMAVQNMYLTCTANNIGCYWSSPKIVDHLKDSLTIEENQKCLGLFYLGSLS; encoded by the coding sequence ATGAGTAAAGCAACCATTTTAAAAGAAATTATAGAGGAGAGGAGAAGTATTTTCCCGAAAGATTATACTGACAAAGAAATTCCACAGGAAGTTTTAGAGGAAATTTTGCACGCGGCAACATTGGCTCCGAACCATAAACGTACCAAGCCATGGCGTTTTAAAATATTCAAAGGCGAAGAAAAAGCTAAGCTGGCTGCAGAAATGCAGGCAATCTATAAAGCAACCCAACCTGAACAGCTTTTCCTGGAAAAAAAATACAATGACATTGGTTTCAAAATCAATAAAGCTGATGTAGTGGTTTCCATTATTGTTAATTTCAGCGGAATGGTTCCTGAATGGGAAGAAATAGCAGCTACCTCAATGGCTGTTCAGAACATGTATCTTACCTGTACCGCCAACAATATCGGGTGCTACTGGAGCTCTCCCAAAATTGTAGATCACTTGAAAGACTCTCTTACTATCGAAGAAAACCAGAAGTGTCTGGGACTTTTCTATTTGGGTAGTTTGTCTTAA
- a CDS encoding 30S ribosomal protein S16 translates to MSVKIRLQRHGKKGKPFFHIVVADSRARRDGRFIEKLGTYNPITNPATIELNVDSAVKWLNNGAQPTDTARAILSYKGALYKKHLQGGVAKGAFDEAEAEKRFNAWVEAKDAKVQGKVEGLATAKADAKKAALDAEVKVNEARIAAAAQAEADAKAAEEAANAPAEEVAEATEGEAPAAETEENTEA, encoded by the coding sequence ATGTCAGTAAAAATCAGATTACAAAGACACGGTAAAAAAGGAAAGCCTTTTTTCCACATCGTGGTTGCAGATTCTAGAGCTAGAAGAGATGGTAGATTCATCGAGAAACTAGGAACTTACAACCCAATTACTAATCCAGCAACTATCGAATTGAACGTTGATTCTGCTGTAAAGTGGTTAAACAACGGTGCTCAGCCTACTGATACTGCTAGAGCTATTCTATCTTACAAAGGTGCTCTTTACAAAAAACACTTACAAGGTGGTGTAGCTAAAGGTGCTTTTGACGAAGCTGAAGCTGAAAAAAGATTCAATGCTTGGGTAGAAGCTAAAGATGCTAAAGTACAAGGTAAAGTAGAAGGTTTAGCTACAGCTAAAGCTGATGCTAAGAAAGCTGCTTTAGATGCTGAAGTAAAAGTAAACGAAGCTAGAATCGCTGCTGCTGCACAAGCTGAAGCTGATGCTAAAGCTGCTGAAGAAGCTGCAAACGCACCTGCTGAAGAAGTTGCTGAAGCTACAGAAGGAGAAGCTCCTGCTGCTGAAACTGAAGAAAACACTGAAGCTTAA
- a CDS encoding helix-turn-helix transcriptional regulator produces the protein MNTLRNGEYFGETHQMINLDGLTITDTEYTHPYVDWHYHENAYFTFLLQGNMTEGNRKETYGCSAGTLLYHHWQDPHYNIKPDIFTRGFHIEITQDWFDQFDIPKNKAEGSFAIKNPALKLLIWQLFKETKMNDTSFESSATQLLLHLFSELTQEKGSKERKPVWVNQINEILHENSAENLTLTGISETLNIHPVHLSRDFHKYFHCNLGEYIRKIKVNKSIKLLHSPSSLTDIALECGFSDQSHFIRCFKENLGITPLKYRNLLKNY, from the coding sequence ATGAATACTCTTCGAAACGGCGAATATTTTGGGGAAACCCATCAGATGATCAATTTAGATGGATTGACCATTACTGATACGGAATATACACATCCCTATGTAGACTGGCATTATCATGAGAACGCTTACTTTACCTTTCTGCTTCAGGGGAATATGACAGAAGGAAACCGGAAAGAAACTTACGGCTGCTCTGCCGGAACATTGCTGTATCATCATTGGCAAGATCCACATTATAATATTAAACCTGATATTTTTACACGGGGCTTCCACATAGAAATTACTCAAGATTGGTTTGATCAGTTTGATATCCCGAAAAATAAAGCCGAAGGCAGCTTTGCCATAAAAAATCCGGCTTTAAAACTCCTGATTTGGCAGTTATTCAAAGAAACCAAAATGAATGACACTTCTTTTGAATCCTCTGCCACTCAGCTTCTGTTGCATCTTTTCAGCGAACTGACTCAAGAAAAAGGAAGCAAAGAAAGAAAACCTGTCTGGGTAAATCAGATTAATGAGATTTTACACGAGAACTCTGCTGAAAACCTTACACTTACCGGAATTTCTGAAACCCTGAATATCCATCCTGTTCATTTAAGCAGAGATTTTCATAAATATTTCCATTGTAACCTGGGAGAATATATCCGGAAAATAAAGGTCAACAAATCCATCAAGCTTCTCCATTCTCCTTCTTCTTTAACGGATATTGCGCTGGAATGCGGCTTTTCGGACCAGAGTCATTTTATCCGGTGCTTTAAAGAAAACCTCGGAATCACCCCTTTGAAATACAGGAATCTTCTGAAAAACTATTAA
- a CDS encoding SDR family NAD(P)-dependent oxidoreductase yields the protein METKKVWFVTGASKGLGFELVKKLLSEGFQVAATSRTVESLVSSIGETSENFLPLSVNITDNNDIRSAIKKTVDHFGRLDVVVNNAGYGQIGTLEELTDEEARENYAVNVFGTLNVIRNAMPYLREQRSGNIFNISSVGGYSGNFPGWGIYCSTKFAVAGFTEALAEEVKDFGVHATVVYPGYFRTDFLNKDSVKTPSSPIQAYEAARSSEQAHLNEINGNQPNDPVKAADVLIQISKEKNPPVHLLLGVGTMEFLNNKIDILKKDAEKWENLTVSTAI from the coding sequence ATGGAAACAAAAAAAGTATGGTTCGTGACAGGAGCTTCAAAAGGCTTAGGATTCGAGTTGGTAAAGAAATTATTATCCGAAGGGTTTCAGGTTGCTGCAACCAGCCGTACCGTTGAATCCCTGGTCTCTTCAATCGGAGAAACTTCAGAAAATTTCCTTCCTCTCAGCGTCAATATTACAGATAACAATGATATCAGATCTGCTATTAAAAAAACAGTTGATCATTTCGGAAGACTTGATGTAGTGGTCAACAATGCAGGTTACGGACAGATTGGAACTCTTGAGGAGCTTACCGACGAGGAAGCCAGAGAAAATTATGCTGTGAATGTTTTCGGAACATTAAATGTGATCAGAAATGCGATGCCTTATCTTCGTGAGCAAAGATCAGGAAATATCTTCAATATTTCATCGGTCGGCGGTTATTCAGGAAATTTTCCGGGCTGGGGAATCTACTGCTCTACAAAATTCGCCGTTGCCGGTTTTACAGAAGCGCTGGCGGAAGAGGTAAAAGACTTCGGAGTTCATGCTACCGTTGTTTATCCCGGCTATTTCCGTACCGATTTCTTGAATAAAGACTCTGTGAAAACCCCTTCAAGTCCGATTCAGGCCTATGAAGCAGCAAGAAGTTCTGAACAGGCCCACCTTAATGAAATCAATGGCAACCAGCCGAATGATCCGGTAAAAGCTGCCGATGTTCTGATCCAGATCAGCAAAGAGAAAAATCCTCCTGTACATTTATTATTAGGAGTAGGAACCATGGAGTTTCTGAACAACAAGATTGATATTTTAAAGAAAGATGCTGAAAAATGGGAAAACCTGACAGTTTCAACTGCGATCTAG
- the asnS gene encoding asparagine--tRNA ligase has protein sequence MKKQTIKEILKDYKKVLHHDITVYGWVRSFRANRFIALNDGSTINNLQIVVDFENFDEAIIKNISTASSLKVVGEVVESQGAGQSVEIIAKKIIILGDNFTEELQSTILQPKKHSLEKLREQAHLRFRTNLFGAVFRVRHAVSFAVHSFFNQNQFFYINTPVITGADAEGAGEMFGVTNFDLNNMPRTEEGEIDFAQDFFGRKTNLTVSGQLEGETAAMGLGRIYTFGPTFRAENSNTTRHLAEFWMIEPEVAFNNLEDNIDLAEDFLKYVIQYVLDNCKDDLEFLDKRFEEEQKSKPEKERAKEGLIEKLQNVVAKRFKRVSYTEAIEILLNSKENKKGKFAYPVEKWGTDLQSEHERYLVEKHFESPVVLFDYPKEIKAFYMKLNDDNKTVAAMDVLFPGIGEIIGGSEREARLDVLKQKMVDMHVDEHELWWYLDTRKFGSVPHAGFGLGLERLVLFVTGMTNIRDVIPFPRTPKSAEF, from the coding sequence ATGAAAAAGCAAACGATCAAAGAAATCCTGAAGGATTACAAGAAAGTATTACATCATGACATTACAGTTTACGGATGGGTAAGATCATTCCGTGCTAATCGCTTTATTGCGCTTAATGATGGTTCTACGATTAATAATTTGCAGATAGTTGTTGATTTCGAAAATTTTGATGAAGCAATCATCAAGAATATCAGTACGGCTTCATCCCTGAAAGTAGTAGGTGAAGTGGTAGAAAGCCAGGGAGCAGGACAGTCTGTGGAAATTATCGCTAAAAAGATTATTATTTTAGGGGATAACTTTACGGAAGAACTTCAGAGTACAATTCTTCAGCCTAAGAAGCACAGTCTGGAGAAACTTCGTGAGCAGGCGCACTTAAGATTCAGAACAAACCTTTTTGGAGCAGTGTTCAGAGTACGTCACGCAGTAAGCTTTGCAGTTCACTCATTCTTCAACCAGAACCAGTTTTTCTATATCAATACACCGGTTATTACTGGTGCTGATGCGGAAGGGGCAGGAGAAATGTTTGGAGTAACCAACTTTGATCTGAACAATATGCCGAGAACTGAAGAAGGAGAGATAGATTTTGCACAGGATTTCTTCGGCAGAAAAACAAACCTTACGGTTTCAGGACAGCTTGAAGGAGAAACTGCAGCTATGGGATTGGGAAGAATTTATACCTTCGGACCTACTTTCCGTGCAGAAAATTCCAATACCACAAGACACCTTGCCGAATTCTGGATGATTGAGCCGGAAGTAGCTTTCAACAACCTTGAAGACAATATCGACCTTGCGGAAGATTTCTTAAAATATGTGATTCAGTATGTTTTGGATAACTGTAAAGATGATCTTGAATTCTTAGACAAGCGTTTTGAAGAAGAACAAAAGTCAAAACCGGAAAAAGAAAGAGCAAAAGAAGGTCTTATCGAAAAACTTCAGAATGTAGTGGCAAAACGTTTCAAACGTGTAAGCTATACGGAAGCTATTGAAATCTTACTGAACTCTAAAGAAAATAAAAAAGGAAAATTTGCTTACCCGGTTGAAAAATGGGGAACTGATCTTCAGTCTGAGCATGAAAGATACCTTGTTGAAAAACATTTCGAAAGCCCGGTAGTATTATTTGACTATCCGAAAGAAATCAAAGCTTTCTATATGAAACTGAACGATGACAACAAAACCGTTGCAGCGATGGACGTGCTTTTCCCAGGTATCGGTGAAATCATCGGTGGATCAGAGAGAGAGGCAAGATTAGATGTTTTAAAACAGAAAATGGTAGATATGCATGTAGATGAGCACGAGCTTTGGTGGTATCTTGATACCAGAAAATTCGGTTCAGTACCGCATGCCGGTTTTGGTTTAGGACTGGAAAGATTAGTTCTTTTCGTAACAGGAATGACGAATATCAGAGATGTAATTCCTTTCCCTAGAACGCCAAAAAGCGCTGAATTCTAG
- a CDS encoding serine hydrolase domain-containing protein has translation MKPFLLLIFNFIFCLYQGQNSNIVNPEKIENLLQKKYSGKIIFLNKTISLENLKDPYILTSSLFQENGDLGIYAFFDNSLVNYLRQLEPSLTVDELLKNGNYQFSFYVDGKLIYTENLNTGAGTPENKKFKTALQIPLLSSKNEDSWGRYLWMRFYMAHDGIDALTAGNHILKIEIRPYLKVSNIKTGPVIAEGQINLTVPSQNIPEKQIALQPVLPNSGWKISKEKINTEIIRALNRKIAENRFKDLTGIVIIKDGKLLLEEYFNGSGRDSLQDTRSVGKSFSSALTGIAVKERYLKSENQYLKEFYDLKQFKNYSVQKDNVTIKSLLTMSSGFEGNDDDSESPGNEENMYPTDNWVKFALDLPMSGNEIGQKWSYFTAGVVVTGDILDKTVPEGLKNYADKKLFQPLGITRYQWQFTPQQKPSLAGGLRMRALDFAKFGQLYKNNGVWNGKTILDKDWVKKSFTNYFTDHSDFEGYGYLFWRKVYTAGNRSFEAFQSSGNGGNKIIMFTGIPVVIVITARAYNKPYAHQQADKIVQEYLLPALKISNE, from the coding sequence ATGAAACCATTTCTATTATTGATCTTTAATTTTATATTTTGTCTTTACCAAGGGCAAAACAGCAATATTGTCAATCCTGAAAAAATTGAAAATCTCCTCCAGAAAAAATATTCCGGAAAAATTATTTTTCTCAATAAAACTATCTCCCTGGAAAACCTTAAAGATCCGTATATTCTTACTTCCTCCCTATTTCAGGAAAATGGGGATCTGGGTATCTACGCTTTTTTCGACAATTCACTTGTTAATTATCTTCGTCAGCTTGAACCCAGCTTGACTGTAGATGAGTTGTTGAAAAATGGCAATTACCAGTTTTCATTCTATGTTGACGGAAAACTGATCTACACAGAAAATCTTAACACTGGAGCTGGTACCCCGGAAAATAAAAAGTTCAAAACAGCATTACAGATTCCTCTTCTCAGCAGTAAGAATGAAGACTCATGGGGAAGATATTTATGGATGCGTTTTTACATGGCTCATGACGGAATTGATGCGCTGACTGCAGGAAATCACATTTTAAAAATTGAAATCCGTCCTTATCTGAAAGTGAGCAACATCAAAACAGGACCTGTCATTGCAGAAGGACAGATCAACCTTACTGTTCCTTCCCAAAACATTCCGGAAAAACAGATCGCTCTTCAACCTGTTCTGCCCAACAGCGGCTGGAAGATTTCCAAAGAAAAAATTAATACTGAAATCATCAGAGCTCTGAATAGGAAAATTGCCGAAAACAGATTTAAAGATCTGACAGGAATTGTAATCATAAAAGATGGAAAACTACTTCTGGAAGAATATTTTAACGGTTCAGGGAGAGATTCTCTGCAGGATACAAGATCAGTAGGCAAATCTTTTTCTTCAGCTTTAACGGGAATTGCGGTCAAAGAACGGTATTTAAAGAGCGAAAACCAGTATTTAAAAGAGTTTTATGACTTAAAACAATTTAAAAATTACTCTGTTCAAAAAGACAATGTCACTATAAAAAGCTTACTGACAATGAGCTCCGGTTTTGAAGGAAATGATGATGATTCCGAATCTCCCGGCAATGAAGAAAATATGTATCCGACGGATAACTGGGTAAAGTTTGCATTGGATCTGCCAATGTCCGGGAATGAAATAGGGCAAAAATGGAGTTATTTCACAGCAGGCGTTGTAGTAACCGGAGATATTCTGGATAAAACAGTTCCTGAAGGTTTAAAAAATTATGCAGACAAAAAGTTGTTTCAGCCTCTTGGAATCACCCGTTATCAATGGCAATTCACTCCACAGCAAAAGCCTTCACTGGCAGGAGGATTACGCATGAGAGCTCTCGATTTTGCAAAATTCGGACAGCTGTATAAAAATAACGGGGTCTGGAATGGAAAAACTATTTTAGATAAAGATTGGGTAAAGAAATCGTTCACCAATTATTTTACAGATCATTCTGATTTTGAAGGCTACGGATATTTATTCTGGAGAAAAGTTTACACTGCCGGAAATAGAAGCTTTGAAGCATTTCAATCCAGTGGAAACGGAGGAAATAAAATCATTATGTTTACTGGGATTCCAGTTGTGATTGTGATTACAGCCAGGGCATATAACAAACCTTATGCTCATCAGCAAGCCGATAAAATAGTACAGGAATATCTTTTACCCGCCTTAAAAATTAGTAATGAGTAA
- a CDS encoding helix-turn-helix domain-containing protein, translated as MHQEALLKEIRRKIGEKSLNDEIANILNISYDAAHRRTSMKAKFSFEEALELARYYQISLDQFLGTENQLVVKRTQPVKTTEDLLNYFENSLKILNVFQNIADSKVFYSAKDIPFFYTISDSILSRFKFYVWMNLLNQDKFLSPFHEFKMEYHSVKNEMLKELYDKQNVTEIWNDTTIMSALRQISFYNEMGLLKENEATLILDDLKKLLESLEIKTLEKTNFQIYVNDLVILNNSILFKNEEQCSFFVPFSMFGYMMTNDKITCEDSLSYFEHQIKNSKSLNESGNRERKIFFNKMYEQIDRLKQNVL; from the coding sequence ATGCACCAGGAGGCTTTATTGAAGGAAATCCGAAGAAAAATAGGTGAAAAATCTTTAAATGATGAGATTGCCAATATTCTTAATATCAGCTACGATGCAGCGCACAGAAGAACTTCTATGAAAGCTAAATTCAGTTTTGAAGAAGCGCTGGAACTCGCCAGATATTATCAGATCTCACTGGATCAGTTTCTGGGAACAGAAAACCAGTTGGTTGTCAAAAGAACACAGCCTGTAAAAACCACAGAAGACCTTTTGAATTACTTTGAAAACTCTTTAAAAATTCTGAATGTTTTTCAGAATATTGCTGATTCCAAAGTATTTTATTCTGCAAAAGACATCCCTTTTTTCTATACCATTTCAGATTCTATCCTGTCCCGTTTCAAGTTTTATGTCTGGATGAATCTGCTGAATCAGGATAAGTTTTTAAGTCCGTTCCATGAATTTAAAATGGAATATCATTCTGTAAAAAATGAAATGCTGAAAGAGCTTTATGATAAACAAAACGTAACTGAAATCTGGAATGACACTACCATTATGAGTGCCCTGAGACAGATTTCGTTTTATAATGAAATGGGATTACTGAAGGAAAATGAAGCAACTCTTATCCTGGATGATCTGAAAAAACTATTGGAAAGCCTGGAAATTAAAACGCTGGAAAAAACTAATTTTCAGATCTATGTGAATGATTTGGTCATTTTAAACAACAGTATTTTATTCAAAAATGAAGAACAGTGTTCTTTTTTTGTCCCTTTCAGTATGTTCGGATATATGATGACCAATGACAAGATAACCTGTGAAGATTCACTGAGCTATTTTGAGCATCAGATCAAAAACTCAAAATCTCTGAATGAATCCGGAAACCGGGAAAGGAAAATATTTTTTAATAAAATGTATGAACAGATTGACCGTTTAAAACAGAATGTATTATGA
- a CDS encoding SRPBCC family protein, with the protein MKTLLKIIGIIIVLVLIYAVIAVLAFSKDYHYEKSVVINAPQDKVWPYVGTLKGYNQWDPFSKADKNIVITYSGNGDKVGDSYHWKGDKNVGEGEQAITELVPNQKMATKLHFIKPFEGDMKANFVMVPEGNGTKVTWMIDNELTPMMKIMKPLMNGNMDKMFSQGLGDLKKLAEK; encoded by the coding sequence ATGAAAACACTCTTAAAAATTATTGGTATCATCATCGTGCTGGTTCTTATATATGCTGTAATTGCTGTGCTTGCTTTCAGTAAAGATTATCACTATGAAAAATCTGTTGTTATCAACGCTCCGCAGGATAAAGTATGGCCTTATGTAGGCACATTAAAAGGATACAATCAGTGGGATCCTTTTTCCAAAGCTGATAAAAACATTGTTATTACCTACTCAGGAAATGGTGATAAAGTAGGCGATTCCTATCATTGGAAAGGAGATAAAAATGTAGGAGAAGGAGAGCAGGCTATCACTGAGCTGGTTCCCAACCAGAAAATGGCTACAAAACTTCATTTTATAAAACCTTTTGAAGGAGATATGAAGGCCAATTTCGTAATGGTTCCTGAAGGAAATGGCACCAAAGTAACATGGATGATTGATAATGAGCTGACTCCTATGATGAAGATCATGAAACCGCTGATGAATGGTAATATGGACAAAATGTTTAGCCAGGGACTTGGAGATCTGAAAAAACTTGCAGAAAAATAA